In the Lascolabacillus massiliensis genome, one interval contains:
- a CDS encoding MlaD family protein, whose product MKNNLSRNALIGLAFIASLFMIYFGINFLKGANVFKKQNQYYAIFGDVSKLLISSPVYVKGYQVGLINNIKMADSDPIQFLVGINLEEDFKIPEGSYLQYGIDMFGASTVNLVLVASDKYLQPGDTLSGDKEIGLMDGVAGVMPRADSILIKIDSIVYSLNKLISHPVVESSIIGLGSAVDQLNNTSMSLNRIVNTIEKDLPQISQNLNSATEDLKTVSDNLSQFDLNKTYASIDETINNLKLLTDKLNSNNNSLGLLLNDTSLHDSINVTIDNATRLLEDIRENPDRYLTIRLKLF is encoded by the coding sequence ATGAAAAATAATCTGAGCAGAAATGCGTTAATCGGACTGGCTTTTATAGCTAGCTTATTTATGATATACTTCGGGATTAATTTCCTGAAAGGAGCAAATGTCTTTAAGAAACAGAATCAATATTATGCAATATTCGGAGATGTGTCAAAATTGCTGATCTCTTCACCTGTCTATGTTAAAGGTTATCAAGTAGGACTAATCAATAATATTAAAATGGCAGATTCAGATCCTATCCAGTTTTTAGTAGGTATAAACCTTGAGGAAGATTTTAAAATTCCAGAAGGAAGCTACCTGCAATATGGAATAGATATGTTTGGAGCATCTACCGTTAATCTGGTTTTAGTGGCTTCTGACAAATATCTTCAACCAGGAGATACACTTTCTGGAGATAAAGAGATAGGTCTAATGGATGGTGTAGCCGGAGTTATGCCAAGAGCGGACTCAATTCTTATTAAAATTGATTCAATAGTTTATTCACTAAACAAATTAATTTCACACCCTGTAGTAGAAAGCTCAATTATAGGATTAGGGTCTGCTGTTGATCAGCTTAATAATACAAGTATGAGCCTTAACAGGATTGTAAATACAATTGAGAAAGACCTGCCTCAGATAAGTCAGAATCTAAATTCTGCAACAGAAGATTTAAAAACCGTAAGTGATAATCTCTCACAATTTGATTTAAATAAAACTTATGCATCGATTGATGAGACAATAAATAATTTAAAATTGTTAACAGATAAGTTGAATAGTAACAATAATTCACTAGGATTATTGTTGAACGACACTAGTCTTCATGACAGTATAAATGTCACAATAGACAATGCAACCCGGTTGCTTGAAGACATAAGAGAGAATCCTGACCGATATTTGACAATAAGGTTGAAGCTATTTTAA
- a CDS encoding N-acetylmuramoyl-L-alanine amidase family protein: protein MKPSERILILLLGVFLTIFYTTSLTAQSRSFTVVIDPGHGGRDPGALGSTSKEKDIVLSVGLKLGKLIEDNHPDVKVIYTRDKDVFVPLNQRATIANKAHADLFISLHCNALDRRKTSPQGVETFVLGLHRSNDNLDVAKAENAVIMYEDDYSVKYEGFNPNEPESYIIFEFMANEFLDQSVQLASLVQNQLVSNSKRVNRNVRQAGFLVLREVAMPSVLVELGYISNKQEENYLKSSSGQTSLANSIYNGFREYKREHDKKSFVFSNRNLGTPDSRSGGVVQSIGGIEYRIQIFASVNKLENGAPEFKGLGPVDFYKDGNLYKYTYGKTNNPNDLKNELRDVKKKFKDAFIIELENGKRVK from the coding sequence ATGAAACCATCTGAAAGAATCCTCATTTTACTTTTAGGTGTCTTTCTGACCATTTTTTACACCACTTCACTAACTGCACAAAGCAGAAGTTTTACTGTAGTGATAGACCCCGGACATGGGGGAAGAGATCCCGGTGCATTAGGGTCAACATCAAAAGAGAAAGATATCGTTTTGTCTGTAGGACTTAAATTGGGTAAATTAATAGAAGATAATCACCCTGATGTAAAAGTTATATACACACGGGATAAGGATGTTTTTGTACCTCTTAATCAGCGTGCAACAATAGCCAATAAGGCTCATGCAGATCTCTTTATCTCTTTGCATTGCAATGCTCTTGACAGAAGAAAAACTTCACCACAAGGAGTGGAGACTTTTGTACTTGGTTTACACAGGAGTAATGATAACCTGGATGTGGCAAAAGCTGAAAACGCCGTAATTATGTACGAAGATGACTACTCTGTGAAATATGAGGGATTTAACCCTAATGAACCGGAATCTTACATAATTTTTGAATTTATGGCAAACGAATTCCTTGATCAAAGCGTTCAGCTTGCCTCATTAGTTCAAAATCAGTTAGTCTCAAACTCTAAAAGAGTAAACAGAAATGTTCGTCAGGCAGGATTTCTTGTGTTGCGCGAAGTGGCAATGCCCAGTGTATTAGTTGAATTGGGATATATAAGTAATAAACAGGAAGAGAACTATTTGAAAAGCAGTAGTGGGCAGACCTCATTGGCAAACTCAATATATAATGGCTTCAGGGAGTATAAGAGAGAACATGACAAGAAGAGTTTTGTTTTCTCGAACAGAAACCTCGGAACACCTGATAGCAGGTCGGGCGGAGTAGTTCAGTCAATCGGAGGAATAGAGTACAGAATACAGATATTCGCTTCTGTCAATAAGCTGGAAAATGGAGCTCCTGAATTTAAAGGTCTAGGACCAGTAGATTTTTATAAAGATGGCAACCTTTATAAGTATACATATGGAAAGACCAATAATCCAAATGATTTAAAAAACGAGCTCAGAGATGTAAAGAAGAAATTCAAGGATGCTTTTATAATTGAGTTAGAGAATGGCAAACGCGTTAAATAA
- a CDS encoding TlpA disulfide reductase family protein: MKKTIYLLLTAVVFLMSCQNKNYTIKGIVADSAYEGTNVYMQEMTDNSMIVTDTAVVQNGEFTFTGSAETSILRFVTLDETVNYENEIRVPVLVEPGRVELVFDSVITVSGTPVNNAYNDLRVEQRALISKIRKVVERFNNANSEGIMTSELESEINQEYDNISNQLTQLNFDFVKSNIGNQLGQYVFVSSSSMFEPIQQKEILYLADESFKSKETVQRIVERLESLDKVAVGKKFADFTLKDPEGNDVSLSDYAGQGKYVLVDFWAAWCGPCRQEMPNVVAAYDKYKSKGFEVVGVSFDQDYDTWTKGIADLKMTWPQMSDLQYWDSPIVDLYAILGIPHTVLLDKDGVIIEKDLRGDALNEKLAELMP; encoded by the coding sequence ATGAAGAAAACAATTTATTTACTTTTGACTGCTGTAGTTTTTCTAATGTCATGTCAAAATAAAAATTACACTATAAAAGGTATAGTTGCTGACTCAGCATACGAAGGCACAAATGTGTACATGCAGGAAATGACAGATAACTCTATGATTGTTACTGATACTGCAGTAGTTCAAAATGGAGAATTTACATTCACAGGGTCAGCTGAGACTTCAATTCTCCGATTTGTTACATTAGACGAGACCGTAAATTATGAGAATGAGATTAGAGTGCCAGTATTGGTAGAACCGGGTAGAGTAGAACTTGTATTTGACTCGGTAATAACTGTTAGTGGTACTCCGGTTAACAATGCATATAATGACTTGAGAGTTGAGCAACGTGCACTTATATCAAAAATAAGAAAAGTTGTGGAACGCTTTAATAATGCCAATTCAGAAGGTATTATGACAAGTGAACTTGAAAGTGAAATTAATCAGGAATATGACAATATCAGCAATCAGTTAACCCAACTAAACTTTGATTTCGTTAAGAGTAACATTGGAAATCAACTTGGTCAGTATGTATTTGTTTCTTCTTCATCTATGTTTGAGCCTATACAACAAAAGGAAATTTTATATCTTGCTGATGAATCCTTCAAGTCAAAAGAAACTGTACAAAGAATAGTAGAACGTTTAGAGAGTCTCGATAAAGTGGCTGTAGGCAAGAAGTTTGCAGATTTCACATTAAAAGATCCTGAAGGAAACGATGTTTCACTTTCTGATTATGCAGGACAGGGCAAGTATGTTCTTGTTGATTTCTGGGCTGCATGGTGCGGACCTTGTCGACAGGAAATGCCAAATGTTGTTGCTGCATACGATAAATATAAATCTAAAGGATTTGAAGTAGTAGGGGTCTCTTTTGATCAGGATTATGATACATGGACTAAGGGTATTGCTGATCTTAAGATGACATGGCCACAGATGTCAGATCTGCAATACTGGGATAGTCCTATTGTTGATCTTTATGCTATTCTGGGAATTCCTCATACAGTTCTTTTGGATAAAGATGGAGTAATTATTGAAAAAGATCTTAGAGGAGATGCTCTTAATGAAAAACTGGCTGAATTAATGCCTTAA
- the rpe gene encoding ribulose-phosphate 3-epimerase, whose amino-acid sequence MSTIVAPSLLSADFLNLERDIEMLNRSEADWIHLDIMDGVFVPNISFGFAVTNLLKKISKKPLDTHLMIVQPEKFIKEIAATGTTYMNVHFEACTHLHRVVQQIRDNGMKPAVTLNPHTPVSLLEDIIKDVDMVLLMSVNPGFGGQKFIENSVKKVTQLKDMILRQNASALIQVDGGVNLETGRKLVDAGADALVAGSFVFSSENPVETIRQLKAL is encoded by the coding sequence ATGAGCACAATTGTTGCACCGTCACTTTTATCCGCAGATTTTTTAAACCTCGAAAGGGATATTGAAATGCTAAACCGCAGTGAAGCAGATTGGATCCACCTTGACATTATGGATGGAGTCTTTGTGCCAAACATCTCTTTTGGGTTTGCAGTTACCAACCTCCTGAAAAAGATATCAAAAAAGCCTCTTGATACACACTTGATGATAGTACAGCCTGAAAAGTTCATCAAGGAAATAGCTGCTACCGGTACAACATATATGAATGTACATTTTGAGGCTTGCACACACTTACACAGAGTAGTGCAGCAAATTAGGGATAATGGGATGAAGCCTGCTGTTACACTTAATCCTCACACTCCGGTTTCCTTATTAGAGGATATAATAAAAGATGTCGACATGGTACTTCTAATGTCGGTTAACCCCGGATTTGGGGGCCAAAAATTTATTGAAAACTCAGTAAAGAAAGTAACACAGCTCAAAGATATGATTCTAAGGCAAAATGCTTCTGCCCTAATACAAGTAGATGGAGGAGTAAACCTGGAAACTGGCAGGAAACTGGTAGATGCCGGAGCTGATGCGCTTGTTGCAGGCAGTTTTGTATTTTCATCTGAAAATCCAGTAGAAACCATTCGTCAATTAAAAGCTCTTTAA
- a CDS encoding ComEC/Rec2 family competence protein yields MSSEIGKTPFFRLLIPVITGIVISSCLPDFSYYSKLISGISGIIIIFISFIIGNRNRFHLRWLFGAGTFLFIVSLTQVQYHQHEKKALYNFNENTQYYIGTITDIPKIKPKTIACDVKINNQEGKKVILYIQQDDRSYSLKPGDEIVFQARIQAFRNFEKIDTFDYVRYMKIKGYSGSAYIPSTAWENTNRKSVSLYTISQRFRLKALNFYKSFELSDDAYSLISALTLGYKEDLTEDLREAFRISGTAHVLAVSGLHVGIIYVVISLLFSFLRKQGTTNKVKQLIIIIILWSYVFIAGMSASVIRAAIMLTINCIAKIFNRRGFTYNTLSAAAFFILIYRPFFLFDISFQMSFAAVVAILFFMPKFNIIYTPSNIVAKYVYNLFTISLSAQLGVFPLVLFYFGTFPTYFIITNILVVPLIGVIIYSVVPLIIISLLTHLNLKVFELLFSIFQWFIKTATEITIFIVYKVEMLPLAQISNISISVLQLLLLFTITFSFGHWLFSHRSKSLIIALSSILMFSLTSTYTLING; encoded by the coding sequence ATGTCCAGTGAGATTGGGAAAACACCTTTTTTCAGGTTATTGATCCCGGTAATTACAGGTATTGTTATTAGCTCATGTCTGCCCGACTTCTCTTACTATAGTAAACTGATATCTGGAATTTCCGGCATAATCATAATCTTTATATCTTTCATAATAGGTAACAGAAACAGATTCCACCTTAGATGGCTGTTTGGAGCCGGCACCTTTTTATTTATTGTATCGTTAACACAGGTGCAATATCATCAACATGAAAAAAAAGCTCTTTACAATTTCAATGAAAACACACAATATTATATAGGAACTATTACTGATATTCCTAAAATTAAACCTAAGACTATCGCATGTGACGTAAAGATCAACAATCAGGAAGGGAAAAAAGTAATATTGTATATACAGCAGGATGATCGATCCTATTCACTTAAGCCAGGAGATGAGATAGTGTTTCAGGCCAGAATACAAGCTTTTAGAAATTTCGAAAAAATTGACACCTTTGATTATGTCAGATATATGAAAATTAAGGGTTATTCAGGATCAGCATATATACCCTCAACTGCATGGGAAAACACAAACAGGAAATCAGTCTCTTTATATACAATATCTCAAAGATTTCGATTAAAAGCTCTGAATTTTTATAAAAGTTTTGAATTGAGTGATGATGCTTATTCCTTAATATCAGCTTTAACACTTGGATATAAAGAGGATCTTACAGAAGACCTTCGGGAAGCATTTCGAATATCAGGCACGGCCCATGTTCTTGCAGTTAGCGGATTGCATGTCGGTATAATATATGTAGTCATTAGTCTCTTATTCTCATTCTTAAGGAAGCAGGGGACAACAAATAAAGTTAAACAGTTGATCATAATCATTATTCTATGGTCATACGTTTTTATTGCAGGCATGTCAGCTTCCGTAATCAGAGCAGCTATAATGCTCACTATAAACTGCATCGCTAAAATATTCAACCGAAGGGGGTTTACCTATAATACTCTGTCGGCTGCCGCGTTTTTTATTCTTATATATCGCCCATTTTTCCTATTCGATATAAGTTTTCAGATGAGCTTTGCTGCAGTTGTTGCCATACTGTTTTTCATGCCTAAGTTTAATATTATATACACACCTTCCAATATAGTTGCAAAATACGTTTATAATCTGTTTACAATATCTCTATCAGCTCAATTAGGGGTTTTCCCTCTTGTACTCTTTTATTTCGGGACATTCCCGACATACTTCATAATAACAAATATTTTAGTAGTACCGCTAATTGGAGTAATAATATACTCTGTCGTACCTTTAATAATAATCAGTCTGCTAACTCATTTAAATTTAAAAGTATTTGAGCTTCTATTCAGCATATTCCAATGGTTTATTAAAACAGCTACAGAAATCACAATATTCATTGTTTATAAAGTTGAAATGTTGCCTTTAGCACAGATATCAAATATAAGTATCTCAGTGTTACAGCTTTTACTACTTTTTACAATAACATTTAGTTTTGGCCACTGGCTATTCAGCCATAGATCTAAGTCATTGATTATCGCCCTTTCTTCAATTTTGATGTTTTCACTGACCTCTACATATACTCTTATAAATGGGTAA
- a CDS encoding DHH family phosphoesterase yields MHNLPYISEVIEPHKVEQIIDYIDNSDKIVITTHISPDGDAIGSSLALYHFIKNRGKNVMIIVPNSFPYFLKWMDGANNIEIFEYNPSAGAKILSYADLIFSLDYNILKRAGEMSTVLETSKAKKIMIDHHPFPGEDFDIIVSKPHISSTSELIFRFIYQAGEYSEMTKAEAESIYCGMMTDTGGFTYNSADPEIYEIISMILRKDIDKDAIYSKVFNNYSEERFRLLGFTLSQRMEVYHDKHAALLYLSNEDQSQFRYSKGDTEGFVNYPLSIKGIIFSTFIREEEGMVKISFRSQKSFRCNEFASEFFNGGGHVNASGGEFQGSLEEALKIYSEGLEKYKERLIMAVNED; encoded by the coding sequence ATGCATAATTTACCATATATAAGCGAAGTAATTGAACCCCACAAAGTGGAACAGATTATCGACTATATTGACAACTCTGATAAGATTGTAATAACCACGCATATATCTCCTGATGGGGATGCTATAGGTTCCTCGCTCGCACTGTATCATTTTATTAAGAACAGAGGAAAAAATGTAATGATAATTGTTCCCAATTCATTCCCATATTTCCTCAAATGGATGGATGGAGCAAATAATATTGAAATATTTGAGTACAATCCATCAGCAGGAGCAAAAATTCTTTCATATGCTGACCTGATCTTCTCTCTCGATTATAATATATTAAAAAGAGCAGGAGAAATGTCAACTGTACTGGAAACCTCCAAAGCAAAAAAAATAATGATTGATCATCACCCTTTTCCAGGTGAAGATTTCGACATAATTGTTTCTAAGCCTCATATTTCATCAACAAGTGAATTGATATTCAGATTCATATATCAAGCAGGAGAATATAGTGAAATGACAAAAGCCGAAGCTGAATCTATTTACTGTGGAATGATGACGGATACCGGTGGTTTCACTTACAATTCTGCGGATCCCGAGATATATGAAATAATTAGCATGATACTGCGAAAGGATATCGACAAAGATGCAATTTATTCAAAAGTCTTCAACAACTATTCTGAAGAGAGATTCAGATTGCTAGGCTTTACCCTTTCTCAAAGGATGGAGGTTTATCACGACAAACATGCAGCCCTACTTTATCTTTCAAACGAAGATCAGTCGCAATTCCGTTACAGCAAAGGCGACACAGAAGGATTTGTAAATTATCCGCTAAGCATCAAAGGAATCATTTTTTCAACATTTATACGTGAAGAGGAAGGTATGGTCAAGATATCATTCCGATCTCAGAAATCATTCCGATGCAATGAGTTTGCTTCAGAGTTTTTTAATGGAGGTGGACATGTAAACGCATCAGGAGGAGAATTTCAGGGCAGCTTGGAAGAAGCATTAAAAATTTATTCAGAAGGATTGGAGAAATACAAGGAGAGATTAATAATGGCAGTTAATGAGGATTAA
- a CDS encoding DUF4827 family protein, whose translation MKRFETIFILLSTLLLFASSCKDRKTYADYLKDETKAIELFILKNNFSVLEKFPGNGVFNQGDFYKDPESGVYYNIVDYGDTTKNLKIAEKVYARFSGVYFMVDDSVKFSNLTSTMPFEIEFYGPVNSNSKNYYNIPGLAVPLTRVGHNGIVKLIVPFNMGSATDRQQYQPTYYDYVEYRFENQIW comes from the coding sequence ATGAAAAGATTTGAAACCATTTTTATACTATTATCCACGCTACTGCTTTTTGCCTCATCTTGCAAGGATAGGAAAACCTATGCAGATTATCTTAAAGATGAGACAAAAGCCATAGAACTTTTTATACTTAAAAATAATTTTTCGGTACTGGAAAAGTTCCCTGGCAACGGCGTCTTTAATCAAGGTGATTTTTACAAAGATCCCGAATCAGGAGTATATTATAATATTGTTGACTATGGAGATACAACAAAGAATCTTAAGATAGCAGAAAAAGTATATGCTCGTTTCAGTGGAGTATATTTTATGGTTGATGATTCTGTAAAATTCTCCAACTTAACAAGCACAATGCCTTTTGAGATAGAATTTTACGGTCCTGTAAACTCAAACAGCAAAAACTATTACAATATTCCCGGTCTGGCTGTCCCATTAACTAGAGTTGGCCATAATGGAATTGTAAAATTAATAGTCCCATTCAATATGGGTTCTGCAACTGACAGACAACAATATCAACCCACATATTACGACTATGTGGAATACAGATTCGAAAATCAGATTTGGTAA
- the glmM gene encoding phosphoglucosamine mutase has protein sequence MTLIKSISGIRGTIGGYPGDNLTPLDIVKFTAAYASFIKESSNSGKPVIVVGRDARISGKMVHRVITGTLIGMGCDVTDIGMATTPTTEIAVTKENAAGGIIITASHNPKQWNALKLLDNKGEFLSAEDGEKILSYAEKEEFSFVEVDELGKITQKQYLHEHIQSILSLDLVDTKAIKDANFRVAIDCVNSVGGIAIPELLYALGVKEIFKLHCAPHGNFSHNPEPLPENLTELSSLTRSSKADVGFAVDPDVDRLAIYCENGEPFGEEYTLVAVADYVLEHTPGNTVSNLSSSRALRDVTVQKGGNYYAAAVGEVNVVAKMKEVKAVIGGEGNGGIIYPASHFGRDALVGIALFLTQLAKTGKKPSELRRKYPSYFMSKQKVELTRDMNIDNILEKVKERFSNEKVTDIDGVKIDFQDKWVHLRKSNTEPIIRIYSEAGSEEDAKNIGEKIIKLIKELA, from the coding sequence ATGACATTAATTAAATCAATATCCGGAATCAGAGGCACAATTGGGGGATATCCCGGAGACAACCTGACACCTCTTGATATAGTTAAATTCACAGCTGCTTATGCTTCTTTTATCAAAGAAAGTTCCAATTCAGGTAAACCTGTTATAGTAGTGGGCCGTGATGCCCGCATTTCAGGTAAAATGGTACATCGTGTGATAACTGGCACATTAATAGGCATGGGATGTGATGTCACTGATATCGGTATGGCTACGACACCTACAACAGAAATTGCAGTAACTAAAGAAAATGCAGCCGGTGGTATAATCATAACTGCCAGTCACAACCCTAAGCAATGGAACGCCTTGAAGCTATTAGACAATAAAGGTGAGTTTCTTAGTGCCGAAGATGGAGAAAAGATATTATCTTATGCGGAAAAAGAGGAGTTCTCATTTGTTGAAGTAGATGAATTGGGTAAAATAACTCAGAAGCAATATCTGCATGAGCATATCCAAAGTATACTTTCGCTGGATCTTGTAGACACAAAAGCGATTAAGGATGCTAATTTCCGTGTTGCTATTGACTGTGTAAACTCAGTGGGTGGAATTGCAATTCCTGAGCTATTATATGCACTAGGCGTAAAAGAGATTTTTAAACTGCACTGTGCACCTCATGGTAATTTCTCTCATAATCCTGAACCTTTACCTGAGAACCTTACTGAACTATCGTCACTGACACGTAGTTCAAAAGCAGATGTAGGGTTTGCTGTTGACCCTGACGTCGACAGATTAGCAATATATTGTGAAAATGGTGAACCTTTCGGAGAAGAGTACACTTTGGTTGCAGTAGCTGATTACGTATTAGAACACACTCCCGGTAATACTGTTTCAAATCTCAGCTCATCAAGAGCTCTACGAGATGTAACAGTTCAGAAGGGAGGAAATTACTATGCTGCTGCGGTAGGAGAAGTAAATGTTGTTGCTAAGATGAAAGAGGTGAAAGCTGTAATAGGTGGAGAAGGAAATGGCGGTATAATCTATCCTGCATCTCACTTTGGTCGCGACGCTCTGGTAGGTATAGCTCTATTTCTTACACAGCTTGCCAAGACCGGGAAAAAGCCTTCTGAGCTAAGAAGAAAATATCCTTCTTACTTTATGTCGAAGCAGAAAGTAGAACTTACAAGGGATATGAATATTGACAACATTCTGGAAAAGGTAAAAGAGAGATTCAGTAATGAAAAAGTAACAGACATAGATGGTGTAAAAATTGACTTCCAAGACAAATGGGTGCATTTGAGAAAATCTAACACAGAACCCATAATTCGTATTTATTCAGAAGCAGGTTCTGAAGAAGATGCAAAAAACATAGGAGAAAAGATTATCAAACTGATAAAAGAGCTTGCTTAA
- a CDS encoding 1-acyl-sn-glycerol-3-phosphate acyltransferase has protein sequence MKDALISRDDLRGLHPVFRGSYGDKLIDIGIKISALHVPNEIYNRSKHLTSHEFCKDVLDKLGVIRILQNIEVLDDFKDKPFITVSNHPYGHIDGIAVIETFASRVDNYKIMVNHILGLIDTMSENFITVDPFGNEDKNKVTFGGIRESIAHIKKKYPMGFFPAGAVSNLYFKKGKFVIEDRDWQPAVLKIIQKSGIPVIPVHISGHNSMSFYLSRMFGWKFRNLRLCHELYNKKGKKVVITLGEPIMPDVIKELNGDTVELGKFLKERTYSLGKK, from the coding sequence ATGAAGGACGCATTAATTAGTAGAGATGACTTAAGGGGTTTACACCCGGTATTTCGTGGAAGCTATGGTGACAAACTTATTGATATTGGCATAAAGATTTCGGCTTTACATGTCCCAAATGAAATTTACAACCGGTCAAAACATCTTACAAGCCACGAATTTTGCAAAGATGTTTTGGATAAATTAGGAGTAATACGTATATTACAAAATATTGAAGTTCTGGATGATTTTAAGGATAAGCCATTCATCACAGTCTCAAATCACCCATACGGTCATATAGATGGTATTGCAGTAATAGAAACTTTTGCTAGTCGTGTTGATAATTACAAGATAATGGTTAATCATATTTTGGGCCTTATCGACACAATGTCAGAAAACTTTATCACTGTAGACCCATTTGGTAATGAAGATAAAAACAAGGTAACGTTTGGCGGTATAAGGGAAAGCATTGCTCATATTAAGAAAAAATATCCTATGGGATTTTTTCCTGCCGGAGCTGTTTCAAACCTATATTTTAAAAAAGGAAAATTTGTGATCGAGGATAGGGATTGGCAACCAGCCGTACTTAAGATTATTCAAAAATCAGGTATACCTGTAATTCCTGTTCATATTTCAGGGCATAACAGTATGTCTTTTTATCTTTCAAGAATGTTTGGCTGGAAGTTTCGTAATCTTAGGTTATGTCACGAGCTATACAATAAAAAAGGCAAAAAAGTTGTAATTACTTTAGGCGAACCTATAATGCCGGATGTTATAAAAGAGTTAAATGGTGATACAGTTGAACTAGGAAAATTCCTTAAAGAAAGAACTTATTCGTTAGGAAAAAAATAA
- a CDS encoding sigma-54 interaction domain-containing protein yields MAKQSIQQIKQRFEIIGTSPELDRAIDIALQVAPTDLSVLITGESGVGKENFPQIVHQFSKRKHGPYFAINCGSIPEGTIDSELFGHEKGSFTGATGTRKGYFEVADGGTLFLDEVGELPLSTQARLLRVLESGEFIKVGSSKVEKSDVRVVAATNLDLVNAVEKGKFREDLYFRLNTVPIRIPPLRNRRDDIPLLFRKFAADCAEKYMMPQINLSEDAIELLKSYRWPGNVRQLKNITEQISIIEKERIITSEILQNYLPDHEVGMLPVSLSKIHESEHKSFANEREILYQVLFDMKKDISDLKQVVNSILEDSGTHSSTIIPSDHTRVAVPVKYEHFTDNFAISKTEGHDIQEATEYEESSLSISEVEKDMIAKALERHNGKRKLAAKDLGISERTLYRKIKEYDL; encoded by the coding sequence ATGGCGAAGCAATCAATACAGCAAATCAAACAAAGATTCGAAATAATTGGTACGTCTCCTGAACTGGATCGTGCAATTGATATAGCACTACAGGTTGCACCAACAGATCTGTCTGTACTAATTACGGGTGAAAGTGGAGTCGGCAAGGAAAACTTCCCCCAGATAGTTCATCAGTTCAGTAAACGAAAACATGGACCATATTTTGCAATCAATTGCGGCTCCATACCTGAAGGAACTATTGACTCTGAGCTATTTGGACATGAAAAAGGCTCTTTTACCGGTGCTACAGGAACCCGAAAAGGTTATTTTGAAGTTGCTGATGGTGGAACACTGTTTTTGGATGAAGTGGGAGAACTGCCTTTGTCAACTCAGGCGCGTCTGCTTAGAGTATTGGAGAGTGGAGAATTTATAAAAGTAGGATCCTCAAAAGTAGAGAAGAGTGATGTGCGAGTAGTTGCTGCAACTAATCTAGATTTGGTTAATGCAGTTGAAAAAGGTAAATTCAGAGAAGATCTCTACTTCAGACTCAATACTGTACCCATTCGTATTCCTCCACTTCGCAATCGTAGAGACGATATACCTCTGTTATTCAGAAAATTTGCTGCAGACTGTGCTGAAAAGTATATGATGCCGCAAATCAATCTGTCAGAAGATGCAATTGAACTACTAAAAAGTTACAGATGGCCCGGCAATGTAAGGCAACTAAAAAACATTACCGAACAGATATCAATTATTGAAAAGGAGCGTATTATTACATCTGAAATATTGCAAAACTATTTGCCGGATCATGAAGTTGGTATGCTTCCTGTTTCATTATCAAAGATACATGAGTCTGAACATAAATCTTTTGCCAATGAGCGTGAGATTCTATATCAGGTACTGTTTGATATGAAAAAGGACATATCAGATCTCAAGCAGGTAGTAAACAGTATATTAGAAGATTCCGGCACTCATTCTTCAACTATAATACCAAGTGATCACACACGAGTAGCTGTTCCTGTGAAATATGAACATTTCACAGATAATTTTGCTATAAGTAAAACTGAAGGTCATGACATACAGGAAGCTACAGAGTATGAAGAAAGTTCACTGTCTATTAGTGAAGTGGAAAAAGATATGATTGCTAAAGCTCTTGAGCGTCATAACGGTAAAAGAAAATTAGCAGCTAAAGATCTTGGAATATCTGAACGTACACTTTACAGAAAAATTAAGGAGTACGATTTATAA